The Lolium perenne isolate Kyuss_39 chromosome 6, Kyuss_2.0, whole genome shotgun sequence genome segment CGACGGCCGGCCTATATATGACAGACACGTATGTATGTACTGTGAAGAAACACATAATCGATGCCTGGGGTTGTCTTTGTGCTGCGCATGCAAAACCAACTCTGCGCAGAGGAAATATATAAGGAAAACGCTTCCGATCCGGCGACCGATTGCTCGCCAGCGATCGATCGTCCTGGCTCGCTCCCACACGGTCCTACATGGACCTAGTTTTTTGGCCCAAAATTGGAGTGTTTTTTTAAGAAATCTACATTGTTGTTTCCAGATTGTAACAATTACATAAAAAATTTATTGTAAACTCACACGATATATCTTTGTAATATTTTTCTAAGTGATATGTTACGAAAATGTGTGTTTCTTGATATGTTGTAAACGCATGACTTTTTTGTTGTAATTTTTTATGATTTTTGATGTAATTGTTTTAGTCATGGACACTTTTTTCGTAGAGATGTTGTATATATTCATTAGTTTTGTAACAATTACGCATAAAAGTTATAGAGAAAGCATATCATAGATGTTGTAATGTTTACCTGGACGTTTGGCATAAATTATTTTGTTGTAATCGCCAATAATTTTTGGTAAAAATAGctggtgatttttgttgtaattggATATATATATAATGTGTTATTTTTAACCAATTTTTCACAGCCATGAACACATGTTTTTGTTGTTATAGCTTTTGATTTTTATTGTAATTGATGTCAATTTTTGTTGTAAACCAACCTATAGCAAAATAATTGTTGTTTAACCACTTTTTTATAAGACTATTTGTTTACATTTTTTATAACTTTTTTTTATTGTAATACTACATATTTTTTGTAAGCGGAGTGAGAGATTTTGTTGCAATACTATGTATGAGATTCGAATCAGTCATCGAGTGGCAGTTTTATCGTAAATATTGAGAAGGTCAGGCTCAAAGAAACATACCCTTTCGGGTTAACTGGGGATGTAAGGACTGCGGGTTGAGTTTACAAAAAGTAGGGGGCAAATCACAAAATTCATGTTACAGTTCATTCTACCCGTCGGATCGCCATCGGACGACGCGGAGGACGACCGATTTTTGCCTCCCTATCCGGCGCGCGACGCGTAGCGTTCACCAATATATAAGGGCATCTcaagctgagcgaccgttttcgttcgccgtgaccgaaaatgcgtctggcaccagtTCCAACGGGGCGATGCAAAGTGATCGagtcgtccgcggagacgcaaacctggcccaaatatgcgcctcagatgcgtctctgcggacgtccggaaacgtccgctcgcgtctggcggatgttcgtcgggcccgcctggcagcgaccctgcgtcgatgcgttttctcaaacgcgccagcgactgcgccgctgcgtcgcttcggcactctgcgccacgttaatggcgacgatgcctcggctgccgagcggccgcccacctccaccaaccacgttaatggcgacgccacgcgtcccgcggccacctcATGCcaccggcctatataaaggggcgcaccttcttcttcctcatccactcctccaaaggaaaccctagccgccgcaaaGCTCGTTCatagcgccgcctaggtgttcctgcgacgcagccaagcccgcgaggaagtccatggccggtcctggtggccggcgaggcggtcgaggccgcagccctgggcgcccccgtggccggggcaggggacgccgtggtggagcagctacggccccacgctcgccgtcgcttgcgccctcctcgtcctcgcaggaggagcgctgcttcgaattcctcctccgcatcaacgacgacccactcgccatcaagcggctaccggaccagttcgccgagttcgtcgacggcgtcgagccgacGCAGTTGCAGCTCcgggaggctagctgcaacttctgccgctggaccgtggaggtcctgttcgacgggcatggcaagatgtacctgcacacggggtgggacaagttcgctcgtgacctcgacctcgagccaggctgccagctcaccttcctctacgagggggatgtcgagatgatcgtcaaggtgttcgacgacacggtctgccgcaggcactaccacaccgacgactccggctccgacaccgatagttagaacgtcgagtgttctttctttgcagcgaatctggctacgggccagacgaagccagtagtcgaggtttctggatgttcgcctcatcggtagaaccaacaagggcaccatatcctcccgctggattttccagtttcggtgattgggtgtgccctcgaatgttctttctttgcagtgaACATAcgaaaatcaacacaactggctttttttttttttaaatttttatatttgtgtcgaccatggttcaaactatgtgttagtttatgtgaaccatgttccaaactatgtgttagtttgtgtaaaatcatgtttcaaaatgtaatatttgaaactatgtttaattaatggagaagagggaaaaaaaagaaaaaaaaataatgCGTCACCCCGCAGGAgcagaccccagacgcaaacggacgcgcgagcAAAAACGATCATTTTAGCATCCGcatcgcgacgcaaacggacggtaCCAGACCATAAAAATGCATGCAGGCAGGGACGTCTCGGCCGGAGTTGGAGTCCTGCTCAGCTTTCTTGGGGCCTGCGAAAAGAAGTGGTGCCGACGCATGTGGATTTAATTTGTTTCCGATACGACTTCGATTAGCACATGCACAGCAGTACAAAGTGATCTCTTCTCGGACGGAGAAAAACGTAAATCTATCCATTCATCACTGGCTGACCACTTTCAGGCGAACAGCGTGCTCGCTCGTCTCGGCCGCGCGGTGactccttttttttttgttttttgaacaACGCGCGGTGACTCCTAACTCACTCCCCCTCGAGTCTCCGGTGACCAGCCGACGAGCCTCCCCTGCCCCTTCCCCTCCCCCCTCCGGTCAGATCCTCGCACGGGGCGGCGGCGGCACTCCCGGGGCCCGAGCGGCACGGTGCTGCCCCTCCcctgccccttccccttccccctccGGTCAGATCCGAGTGCGGCGCGGCAGCGCACGGGGCTGCGGTGGCACGGCCGGGGCCCGAGCGGCGTGGTGCGGCACCACCTCCCCTACCCCTTCCCCTCCCCCTCCGGTCAGATCCGAGCACGGGACGGCGGTGCGGTGGCCCCTCCCTTGCCCGGTTGCCCCTTCCCCTCCCACCTCCGTTGGTGAATCCGGAGCTCCGGCTGCGCAGCTAAGGTTCTACCTCCTCTagacggctagggttagggttagggttagggttagtgttagcctgttagggttagggttagttatTAGTAGTTCTTTAGTGTAGTTTAGTTTAgttagtttaattagggttagggttagtgttagttCTTAGTGCTGTCTCTTCTCTCTGTACTTAGTCTATATTTAATAATTTTGCCATTTAGCCAATttatatttcttcttatgttaatcattttgccaaaagaatctagatATATAATAATCGAAAACCCTCAAATGCTCCCGAGCTCCAGTGATCTCggtttttttttaaataaaaaatTCTATTTTTAGGATTCCGAAAATTCTGCAAAAAAATGGGCACAAACTTGTACACATTTCGATCGTAAGGTAGAAATTTCAACTAAAAATACGTTGTATTTTGGtaaatacaaaaaagacaaatttctgacaaaaatGGTAGTTGTTTTACTCCTATATGCTGTCAGATTTTTTTTTCTGTAGCCCAAATCAGAACGAGTTTTGTGCTGAAACTTGCTGCGGGTATTATGACCATGTATATGTATccccagattttttttttttggatttttttgaaacTCAAAAATAGAAATTCCATTTTTTTTCAAAAAGTGAGAGCACCGGAGCTCGGGAGCACGGAATCTGCTCTGATAATAATCTAGTTTTTTAATTACTCCTTTAAGAGCTTCAAAAAAGGAAAACATGAACATGGGCAGGCTGGAAAGAACATATGTAAGCTGGACATGTGAAGGTATACAGATCATCTAGCTAGTTGCTATTGTGTTCTTTGACATGTTGTTTCTGCAGACATTTTGAGGACTGGAGAAGCAATGAAAGGGTTAGTGCATCTGTGGAGCACATGGGGCATACAAATCATGGTCCTCGCAAGCTTCACGCTGCAGCTATGGCTCCTCATCTGTGGCGGGATCCGGCGGCGTAGCTCCTCCATGGTGTTGAGGGCTTCTCTCTGGCTGGCTTACCTGATGGCTGACTCCACAGCGATATATGCGCTGGGCCATCTCTCAATCATCAGCAGGTCAAGCGAGCACCAGCTGGTGGCGTTCTGGGCACCTTTCCTGCTGCTGCACCTCGGTGGCCCGGACAACATCACTGCCTTCGCGCTCGAAGACAACAGCCTGTGGTTGCGCCACCTGCAAACTCTTGTCGTGCAGGTCCTAGGAGCTGCTTATGTCATCAACAAATATATGTCTAGTGGTGGAATCTTGCTCCTTCTGGCCAGCATCTCCATGTTCGTTGCTGGTCTTGTGAAGTATGGTGAGAGGATATGGGCACTCAAGTGTGGTGGCATGAGTAGCATCCGTGACAGGTTCAACAAGTGGGGTGTCACTGGCAGGGTTAAACCTTATCGATTTGTCGTGGAGGGAAAGAGCGAAGAGGAGATCCTGCTTGAAGCTCACTACAGCTTCGCAGCCTGCATGTGCGTCTTCCTTGATGTCACGTTGGAGGAGGCTCAGATCGAGGGTTTACATGCCATTGATCCAGGGTATTCCTTTGGAGAAGTTGTTGTGGGGGAGGACATATACAAGTTGCTCGAGCTGGAGCTGTCTCTGATGTACGACATCCTGTACACCAAGGCAGCGGTCATGCACACTTGGTATGGCTTCTGCATCCATCTTACTTCGTTACTTGGCACGGCTGCTGCATTCCTCTTGTTTCAGCTCAGCATCAGAGGAGGCAGGGCAGATTACAACACGGCCGATGTGATTATTAGTTATGTTTTGCTTGTTGGAGCTTTGGTCCTGGAGACTATATCAGTGTGTAGGGCAGTATTTTCGAGCTGGACATGCTCTTTCTTTCACCGCAACACACAGAGAGATTCCACCGACAGTGGGACTCTTGCTTTGGCAAAATGGCTTCTTCATGTCTTGGTTTCGGTTCGCCGCCCTGTCAAGCCGGCAAGCAGGAGACTGTGGAGGGACTCCCTTGGGCAGTATAATCTGCTCCATCTATGCTACCGCGACACGACTGAGCCATGGAGCAGACTGACTACAAAGATGGGCCTCGGGGAGTGGTGGAACAGGTCGCATTTCCAGGGCACTTTCTCAGGCACTGACTCTTTGTCAACAAGTGATCTCAGGAATCTGGTGTTGCAAGCGCTGCCTCCGCCAGAAACTGCTGATTTAAACTCAAGAGGCCGCATGATGCTGGAAAAATTTGAAGCATACAAGGACTTTGCTCGATGGAGTGTGAGCATTGACTTCCACCAGAGCATCCTTGTATGGCACATGGTGACCGATCTGTTTATCGAGGTATATGACGCTGGCCATGAATCAAAGCTTGTTGAAGCGACAAGGGTGCTATCCAATTACATGATGTTCCTGCTCGTTGTAAAACCCGACATGCTGCCAGGCCGTGCACACCACAATTTATATCTCGACGTGTCCAACAATTTTGAGGCCTTTTGGCCTGTTAAGGACAGCACGGTGATgggatctcccagaagctggaACCTGTGCCATATGATCAAGGAATTGTTCCAACATGAAGGCCCCACCAATTTCTCCAGGACCCCACAGAGAAAGAAGATTGCCGAGAAGCTGTTTAATTCATTTGAATCTTATTCAACGGTACGTGCTCTATCGTGGCTGCTTTACTTTACTTACACACTGTTTTAAATTGCTTATTTCTTCTTGGGACAATGGCTCTAGCTCTGCCAATTTATTGATTGTAATTTTATCTTTCAGATATTCTCTGAAGCACATCGCATTagtaaactttttttttttgcaataaaGAAGATTTTAGGATTTTCTCACCTGCTTAGATTTTTACATATCCAGCAGGACTAGCAACACATACTCAAAAGCTAACTGAAATGAAAATAGAAAAGGCGCATGAGCTTCATGGTTTAGTTTTTTTAGATAAATGGACAAGTCTCCGGCTGTTTACATTGTTCAATGCATGCATACAACCACAGTCCGACATTATTGCATAATTCTCAACGTAAACCAAATGCAGATTGGGCTTGTGATTAAATGGCCACCTATTGTTGGCAAAGACTTGCATCGCTTTGCAAAGAGTCTTTACTTGAGAAGAAGGTTTGGTTTCCAAAGAGTCTTTGCTTGGATTACACTAGTGTGCATCAACATTCGTTTTAATAGACTACTGAGAATTAATTGTATATTTGCAACTTCGGAGTTCAACCCAAATAACATTATTCATGATGCCAAATGCGCTAACTAGGTTCCTCTTGTCTCAGGAATCGATTGATCCAGGCATAGATCCACGCAGAGGACGGTTCCGTATGACAGGCAATTCGTGTGCAGCCTTGCTCGCCAAAGAGCTTCGTGACTTGGGTAGGTCTGACACGTTAGAATTGATCTTCGGAGTGTGGGTGGAGGTGATGATTTATGCCGCGGAACATTGCAGTAGGGATTCGCATGCCAGACAGCTCAATAGCGGTGGTGAGTTCATTACCATCGTGTGGCTTCTCGTACACCACCTAATGCAGGCCGCAAGATATAACAAATATGTCCGAAATCCACATGCGTAGACCCACACGCACCATACAGTTATTTTTGCAATTATTGTTCACTCTAGTTAAATGTGATTAGGTATACCTTATTTGGACTGTTGAGTCAAAATGGTGTTGCGAACCCGTCCAGGAACTGCGCATCTCACATTTACTTGTGAGCTGTGACATTGGTGTTCTAGAATTGTTTAGCATATTGGGTGGCGGCCTTTGCATATTATTTAGCCTATGACGTGATGCACGTCCTGCTCGAGATTTTTGTCGTATAACCTCGTTCTAGACGTGTTGGGAGAATAGTGAGGTTATACCACCGAAATCAAGAGTGAATACGTATATGTCATCATAAACCAAATAATGCAACGGCTTTCATTCTTCGGTGAATTTAGGAACTATCTTACCCTGTGCGATTTTTATATGgtttggtttaatgaatggagaaAGGTGTTAGGTTTCACGGTGTATGCACACACACGAGTGATGCTGAAGCTCTTGATTTATTTCTCTACGTAATAGCTTAGCTTACAAGTGATGAGTACATGTCCTTATATAGGACTCAGGAACCGTCTATCCTAGGAACCGTCTATCCTAGAGATGGAGTTCAAGTTTGATTTGAACTCTACTACCTTAGCTACTAAGCAACGGCTGAGTTCAAGTTTGTTTTGAACTCTACTACCTTAGCTACTAAGCAACGGCTGAGTAGTTGAACTCAGCCGTTGCTTAGTAGCTAAGGTAGTAGAGTTCAAAACAAACTTGAACTCAGCCGTTGCTTAGTAGCTAAGGTAGTAgagttcaaatcaaatttgaactccATGTGCTTAGTAGCTAAGGTAGTAGAGTTCAAAACAAACTTGAACTCAGCCGTTGCTTAGTAGCTAAGGTAGTAgagttcaaatcaaatttgaactccATCTCTAGGATAGACGGTTCCTAGGATAGACGGTTCCTGAGTCCTATATAAGGACATGTACTCATCACTTGTAAGCTAAGCTATTACGTAGAGAAATAAATCAAGAGCTTCAGCATCACTCGTGTGTGTGCATACACCGTGAAAcctaacaattggtatcagagcctcatggTTCGGGGCCATGGCGAGCGGTGAGTCCGTGGCGAGCCCGGCGGATGTGGAGGCGGCGCGCTGTGACGTCGTGCGCACGGCGGCATGGAGGCGTTGCACAGCAGTATGGAGGCTGCGGCGGCCGTGGCGCAGTGGCCTCATACCAGCACTAGAGCACCAGGTTGGGAGATGTCGGCACCACCACCTCTCCAGCAGCGGCGTGCGTCCGCAACCCCTCCTCCGGCAAACGAGCGACGGCGATCGCCAAGTCGGGGAC includes the following:
- the LOC127326531 gene encoding uncharacterized protein — encoded protein: MKGLVHLWSTWGIQIMVLASFTLQLWLLICGGIRRRSSSMVLRASLWLAYLMADSTAIYALGHLSIISRSSEHQLVAFWAPFLLLHLGGPDNITAFALEDNSLWLRHLQTLVVQVLGAAYVINKYMSSGGILLLLASISMFVAGLVKYGERIWALKCGGMSSIRDRFNKWGVTGRVKPYRFVVEGKSEEEILLEAHYSFAACMCVFLDVTLEEAQIEGLHAIDPGYSFGEVVVGEDIYKLLELELSLMYDILYTKAAVMHTWYGFCIHLTSLLGTAAAFLLFQLSIRGGRADYNTADVIISYVLLVGALVLETISVCRAVFSSWTCSFFHRNTQRDSTDSGTLALAKWLLHVLVSVRRPVKPASRRLWRDSLGQYNLLHLCYRDTTEPWSRLTTKMGLGEWWNRSHFQGTFSGTDSLSTSDLRNLVLQALPPPETADLNSRGRMMLEKFEAYKDFARWSVSIDFHQSILVWHMVTDLFIEVYDAGHESKLVEATRVLSNYMMFLLVVKPDMLPGRAHHNLYLDVSNNFEAFWPVKDSTVMGSPRSWNLCHMIKELFQHEGPTNFSRTPQRKKIAEKLFNSFESYSTESIDPGIDPRRGRFRMTGNSCAALLAKELRDLGRSDTLELIFGVWVEVMIYAAEHCSRDSHARQLNSGGEFITIVWLLVHHLMQAARYNKYVRNPHA